In bacterium YEK0313, one genomic interval encodes:
- the ywrD_2 gene encoding Putative gamma-glutamyltransferase YwrD gives MSAAFAATARAGAPSEPAALARSTTGMVTSPHDLATRAGLEVLRKGGNAVEAAIAIGATLSVTYPHFCGIGGDCFMVLSDARGNVRTLSGAGQAALDPPAYRGAIPVRGAGSALTAAAAVDTWDQAFDFSRKSWKGRLSWESLFERPIEYAAKGFPVTPSQRFWQVFQADNLKDWPDIRRIFMDNGRIPEVGETLVQPELAASLELIATRGGRDFYEGRLAERIAAGLKKAGSPLTLDDLARCRARDEAPLRVGYRGGELIGLRPPTQGLTTLEIMGILERFDLAQYPEGSADHYHLMVEAVKQAFTDRNRYIADPEFADVPVNRLLSKANLDAHARAIRMERARAWPHVFQAGDTVYVGAADRQGNCVSMLQTVYFDWGSAVVAGDTGILWHNRGASFSLDPASPNALSPGKRPFHTLNPGLYLKGGRPHLLYGTQGADGQPQTLAAVLTRLIDYRLDPLSALARPRFLLGRTFSDSRDSLKLEQDAGPEVFAKLAERGHEMSPIPAQSPLAGHPGAIRIEPDGTMTGAHDPRSDGRALGL, from the coding sequence ATGAGCGCCGCCTTCGCCGCGACCGCGCGGGCCGGGGCCCCGTCCGAGCCCGCCGCCCTTGCGCGGTCAACCACCGGCATGGTCACGAGCCCGCACGACCTGGCGACGCGGGCCGGGCTCGAGGTGCTGAGGAAAGGCGGCAATGCCGTCGAGGCGGCGATCGCGATCGGCGCGACGCTGTCGGTGACCTATCCGCATTTCTGCGGCATCGGCGGCGACTGCTTCATGGTGCTGAGCGATGCCAGGGGCAATGTCCGCACGCTCTCGGGCGCTGGCCAGGCGGCGCTGGATCCGCCAGCCTATCGCGGCGCTATTCCCGTGCGGGGGGCAGGCTCGGCGCTGACCGCGGCCGCGGCCGTCGACACCTGGGACCAGGCCTTCGACTTCAGCCGCAAGAGCTGGAAAGGCCGGCTCAGCTGGGAGTCGCTGTTCGAGCGGCCGATCGAATATGCCGCCAAGGGTTTTCCGGTCACGCCGTCGCAGCGCTTCTGGCAGGTGTTCCAGGCCGACAATCTGAAGGACTGGCCGGATATCCGGCGCATCTTCATGGACAACGGGCGGATACCGGAGGTCGGGGAAACCCTGGTCCAGCCGGAGCTTGCCGCATCGCTCGAGCTGATCGCGACCCGTGGCGGGCGCGACTTCTATGAAGGCCGCCTGGCCGAGCGCATCGCCGCCGGACTCAAGAAGGCCGGCTCGCCGCTCACGCTCGACGATCTCGCCCGCTGCCGGGCGCGCGACGAGGCGCCGCTGCGCGTCGGCTATCGCGGCGGCGAACTGATCGGCCTCCGGCCGCCGACACAAGGGCTCACCACGCTCGAGATCATGGGCATCCTCGAACGTTTCGACCTCGCGCAATATCCGGAAGGCAGCGCCGACCACTATCATCTCATGGTGGAGGCGGTGAAACAGGCCTTTACCGACCGCAACCGCTACATTGCCGACCCGGAATTCGCCGATGTCCCGGTCAATCGCCTGCTGTCGAAGGCCAATCTCGACGCGCATGCCAGGGCGATCCGCATGGAGCGGGCGCGAGCCTGGCCGCACGTGTTCCAGGCCGGCGACACCGTCTATGTCGGCGCCGCCGACCGGCAGGGCAATTGCGTCAGCATGCTGCAGACGGTCTATTTCGACTGGGGCAGCGCGGTCGTCGCGGGCGATACCGGCATTCTCTGGCACAATCGCGGGGCCTCGTTCAGCCTCGATCCGGCAAGCCCGAACGCGCTCAGCCCGGGCAAGCGGCCGTTCCACACGCTCAATCCTGGCCTCTATCTGAAGGGCGGAAGGCCGCATCTGCTTTACGGCACCCAGGGCGCCGACGGCCAGCCGCAGACACTGGCCGCGGTGCTCACCCGGCTGATCGACTACCGGCTCGATCCGCTTTCGGCGCTGGCGCGGCCGCGCTTCCTGCTCGGCCGCACCTTCTCGGATTCGCGCGACAGCCTGAAGCTCGAACAGGATGCCGGGCCGGAGGTTTTCGCCAAGCTCGCCGAGCGCGGCCACGAGATGAGCCCGATTCCGGCGCAGAGCCCGCTTGCCGGCCATCCCGGCGCGATCAGGATCGAGCCGGACGGCACGATGACCGGCGCGCACGATCCGCGCAGCGACGGCCGGGCCCTCGGCCTCTGA
- the degS gene encoding Signal transduction histidine-protein kinase/phosphatase DegS has protein sequence MTEDDSQRQQRALLDNIPDMAWLKDRDCRYLAVNTAYLDIVGRPEAAVLGRRPDEIWPREISDVYLRTDRAVLKSGRRRRYEEARPDGKGDLRWFDTIKSPIRDANGRIIGTVGISRDISERKMAEGELIRSRAQLRELTNYLQSIREEERARISRELHDELGQTLTALKMELGWLRDRMPAAPELPRLRVDRLMSIVDQAVVDLRRIAADLRPLILDELGLVLAVQWLAQSLSGRHADLALTLSFDREDLAYSDEVSTAAFRIVQEALTNIIRHSRARRAAIGVRHEAGELRLEIRDDGRGMDLRASWPGRLGLAGMAERARMLGGSLAVDSAPGAGTTVRVRLPLKPSRPTREAQR, from the coding sequence ATGACCGAGGACGACAGTCAAAGACAGCAGCGCGCACTTCTCGACAACATTCCCGACATGGCGTGGCTGAAGGACCGCGACTGCCGCTACCTCGCCGTCAACACGGCCTATCTCGATATTGTCGGACGTCCCGAAGCGGCCGTCCTGGGGCGGCGGCCGGACGAGATCTGGCCGCGCGAGATCTCGGACGTCTATCTGCGCACCGACCGCGCCGTGCTGAAGAGCGGCCGGCGGCGGCGCTACGAGGAGGCGCGGCCGGACGGCAAGGGTGATCTGCGCTGGTTCGATACGATCAAGTCGCCGATTCGCGACGCCAATGGTCGGATCATCGGCACGGTCGGCATATCCCGCGATATTTCCGAGCGAAAGATGGCCGAGGGCGAGCTGATCCGCTCGCGCGCCCAATTGCGCGAGCTCACCAACTATCTTCAATCGATCCGCGAGGAGGAGCGGGCGCGCATCTCGCGCGAGCTGCACGACGAGCTCGGCCAGACGCTGACCGCGCTCAAGATGGAGCTCGGCTGGCTGCGCGACCGCATGCCCGCCGCTCCGGAACTGCCACGGCTCCGCGTCGACCGGCTGATGTCGATCGTCGACCAGGCGGTGGTCGACCTCAGGCGGATCGCCGCCGACCTGCGGCCGCTGATCCTCGACGAGCTGGGGCTGGTTCTGGCCGTGCAATGGCTCGCCCAGAGCCTTTCCGGCCGCCATGCGGATCTTGCCCTGACGCTGTCCTTCGACCGGGAGGATCTCGCCTATTCGGACGAGGTGAGCACCGCGGCCTTCCGCATCGTGCAGGAGGCCCTGACCAACATCATCCGTCACAGCCGGGCGCGCCGCGCCGCGATCGGCGTACGTCACGAGGCCGGCGAGCTGAGGCTCGAGATCCGGGATGACGGGCGGGGCATGGATCTCAGGGCGTCCTGGCCCGGGCGCCTCGGGCTTGCCGGCATGGCCGAGCGCGCGCGCATGCTGGGCGGGTCCCTTGCCGTCGACAGCGCCCCCGGCGCCGGCACCACGGTCCGCGTCCGCCTGCCGCTGAAGCCCAGTCGGCCCACCAGGGAGGCGCAGCGATGA
- a CDS encoding Glutathione-dependent formaldehyde-activating enzyme codes for MTETAETVARTGGCQCGALRFRAEALRRDAHVCHCRMCQKAGGNLFMAFVGVEAADFAWTRGTPGAFRSSPHVARGFCPACGTPLFYRHDDSSYLAVAIGAFDRPETIPLAFQFGKAQRLPQVGQLAEVTDDGPIEQTAPDFARSVKATRRQHPDHDTESWPPTVS; via the coding sequence ATGACGGAAACCGCCGAGACCGTGGCGCGCACCGGCGGCTGCCAGTGCGGCGCCCTGCGCTTTCGGGCCGAGGCGCTGAGGCGCGACGCCCATGTCTGCCACTGCCGCATGTGCCAGAAGGCCGGCGGCAACCTGTTCATGGCCTTTGTCGGCGTCGAGGCGGCCGATTTCGCCTGGACGCGCGGCACGCCCGGCGCGTTCCGCAGCTCGCCGCATGTCGCCCGCGGCTTCTGCCCCGCCTGCGGCACGCCGCTGTTCTACCGCCACGACGACAGCAGCTATCTCGCCGTCGCCATCGGCGCCTTCGACCGGCCCGAGACCATTCCGCTCGCCTTCCAGTTCGGCAAGGCGCAGCGCCTGCCGCAGGTCGGCCAACTCGCCGAGGTCACCGACGATGGCCCGATCGAACAGACCGCGCCGGACTTCGCCCGCTCCGTCAAGGCCACCCGGCGGCAGCATCCGGACCATGATACGGAGAGCTGGCCGCCGACAGTGTCCTGA
- the ydaP gene encoding Putative thiamine pyrophosphate-containing protein YdaP, which yields MTVREQTRKAQNRPQTTAMPPSATAADILVETLIAWNVPYVFGLPGDGINGIMEALRTRQDRIRFIQVRHEESAAFMACAYAKWTGRLGVCLATSGPGGAHLLAGLYDARLDQAPVLAITGTQFHDLIETCTQQDVDLTRVFQDVAIFNAQVADAAHMENLASLACRSALAHRGVAHLSIANDVQEHHLAEALRSRRNRPGHAPNRWFDGQRLPDEDELARAVDILNAGSRVAILAGRGAMHATAELTETAELLGAPVAKALLGKAVLADDHPHATGGIGILGTLPSQEAMEQCDTLLIVGSSFPYLEYYPDPTRVRGVQIDRAADRIGLRFPVEAGLVGDVKATLRQLNRRLARKADRSFLQTAQAGMEKWRAAMARAERSGGGPLKPQAVVAAFGRRLPPDALIATDSGQNTELAARHIALRAGQDFQVSGALASMACGLPYAIAGGLAFPGRPVYAVVGDGGFAMQLGEFSTAVRYEIPLKLLVIKNNMLNQIAWEQMMFLGNPQFGCELQPIDFTMAAEAMGGRGFRIRTAGELEPMLDAAFAAEGPVVIEAEVDAAEPMLPPRMPRDYAENFRHALAGTEGHEAIEERVAQSPLGGRLTPRRNKAGA from the coding sequence ATGACCGTGCGTGAACAGACGAGAAAGGCTCAGAACCGGCCCCAGACGACCGCGATGCCGCCGTCGGCAACCGCGGCCGACATCCTCGTCGAGACGCTGATCGCCTGGAACGTGCCCTATGTGTTCGGCCTGCCGGGCGACGGCATCAATGGCATCATGGAGGCGCTGCGGACACGCCAGGACCGGATCCGCTTCATCCAGGTCCGGCATGAGGAATCGGCCGCCTTCATGGCCTGCGCCTATGCCAAATGGACCGGCCGGCTCGGCGTGTGCCTGGCGACCTCGGGCCCCGGCGGCGCCCATCTGCTCGCCGGCCTCTACGACGCGCGGCTCGACCAGGCGCCGGTGCTCGCCATCACCGGCACGCAGTTCCACGACCTGATCGAGACCTGCACGCAGCAGGACGTCGACCTGACGCGGGTGTTCCAGGACGTCGCCATCTTCAACGCCCAGGTGGCCGATGCCGCCCATATGGAGAACCTCGCCTCGCTGGCCTGCCGTTCGGCCCTCGCCCATCGCGGCGTCGCGCACCTGTCCATCGCCAACGACGTGCAGGAGCATCACCTCGCCGAAGCGCTGCGCTCGCGCCGCAACCGCCCGGGCCACGCGCCGAACCGCTGGTTCGACGGCCAGCGGCTGCCCGACGAGGACGAGCTCGCCCGCGCCGTCGACATCCTGAATGCCGGCTCGCGCGTCGCCATCCTCGCCGGCCGCGGCGCCATGCATGCCACCGCCGAGCTGACCGAGACGGCCGAACTGCTCGGCGCGCCGGTCGCCAAGGCGCTGCTCGGCAAGGCCGTGCTGGCCGACGACCACCCCCATGCGACCGGCGGCATCGGCATTCTCGGCACCCTGCCCTCGCAGGAGGCGATGGAACAGTGCGACACCCTGCTGATCGTCGGCTCGTCCTTCCCCTATCTCGAATATTATCCCGACCCGACGCGGGTGCGCGGCGTCCAGATCGACCGCGCCGCCGACCGCATCGGCCTGCGCTTTCCGGTCGAGGCGGGCCTCGTCGGCGACGTCAAGGCGACGCTGCGCCAGCTCAACCGGCGCCTCGCCCGCAAGGCCGACCGCTCGTTCCTGCAGACCGCGCAGGCCGGCATGGAGAAATGGCGGGCGGCGATGGCCCGCGCCGAGCGCAGCGGCGGCGGACCGCTCAAGCCGCAGGCGGTGGTGGCCGCCTTTGGCCGGCGCCTGCCGCCGGACGCCCTGATCGCCACCGATTCCGGCCAGAATACCGAACTCGCCGCGCGCCATATCGCGCTGCGCGCCGGCCAGGACTTCCAGGTCTCGGGCGCCCTCGCCTCCATGGCCTGCGGCCTGCCCTATGCCATTGCCGGCGGCCTCGCCTTTCCCGGCCGGCCGGTCTACGCGGTGGTCGGCGATGGCGGCTTCGCCATGCAGCTCGGCGAGTTCTCCACCGCCGTCCGCTACGAGATCCCGTTGAAGCTGCTGGTGATCAAGAACAACATGCTCAACCAGATCGCCTGGGAGCAGATGATGTTCCTCGGCAACCCCCAGTTCGGCTGCGAGCTGCAGCCGATCGATTTCACCATGGCGGCCGAGGCCATGGGCGGCCGGGGCTTCCGCATCCGGACGGCCGGCGAGCTCGAACCCATGCTTGACGCCGCCTTCGCCGCCGAGGGTCCGGTGGTGATCGAGGCCGAGGTCGACGCCGCCGAGCCCATGCTGCCGCCGCGCATGCCGCGCGACTATGCCGAGAACTTCCGGCATGCGCTCGCCGGCACCGAGGGACACGAGGCGATCGAGGAGCGCGTGGCCCAGAGCCCGCTCGGCGGACGGCTGACGCCGCGCCGCAACAAGGCCGGCGCCTGA
- a CDS encoding Glutathione-dependent formaldehyde-activating enzyme, translated as MHEAMTGGCLCGGVRYVATEVFDVVYCHCATCRRRSGAPVSLNLIVPKAAFALVQGEPSRFRSSAVGERCFCGTCGTPLFFVEDDGPFVSVSHGTLDQASRVLPKAHQWTGDGLSWFVLHDHLPRFADGRLSHPARR; from the coding sequence ATGCATGAAGCGATGACCGGCGGCTGCCTGTGCGGCGGCGTGCGCTACGTCGCCACCGAGGTCTTCGACGTTGTCTATTGCCATTGCGCCACCTGCCGCCGGCGCAGCGGCGCTCCGGTCTCGCTCAATCTGATCGTGCCCAAGGCGGCCTTCGCCCTGGTTCAGGGCGAGCCGTCGCGTTTCCGGTCGAGCGCCGTCGGCGAGCGCTGCTTCTGCGGCACCTGCGGCACGCCGCTGTTCTTCGTGGAGGACGACGGGCCTTTCGTCTCGGTCAGCCATGGCACGCTCGACCAGGCGAGCCGGGTCCTGCCCAAGGCGCACCAATGGACCGGCGATGGTCTTTCCTGGTTCGTGCTCCACGACCATCTGCCGCGTTTCGCCGACGGGAGGCTGTCCCACCCGGCGCGGCGCTAG
- the atzC_2 gene encoding N-isopropylammelide isopropyl amidohydrolase, whose product MDMVIRRVRIDDESPLVDIGIANGRIVAIEEAIDKAGDEEIDAEGRVALPGFIEPHLHLEKAFLHRRLPPRFGTLDEAIRVTGILKSKQERDDVLDRSRQVLDMAVRNGTVVVRAHPDVDPIQGLIGVETALQLKDEYRDLLDLQVVAFPQEGWLKTSGVQGLMEEALGMGADVVGGCPYNELNWSDTCGHIDRVFDLAIARDLPVDMHVDFADDTSDRRFAATEYIARKTIETGYRGRVALGHVTSLGSLTTEALKPIAELLLEADIHIVTLPATDVYLGGRRDDGNPRRGLTPVRALHAAGVNVAYSSNNIRNAFTPFGKADPLQIGNLLAHLIQFGTPEHQAEVLKMGTSNAARAVGLQDDYGLAVGKQADLMILDTLTVADALLDLPPRSWVLKRGRITVITKIESRICRGCGHSHA is encoded by the coding sequence ATGGACATGGTGATCCGGCGGGTGCGTATCGACGACGAAAGCCCGCTCGTCGATATCGGCATTGCCAATGGCCGCATCGTCGCGATCGAGGAGGCGATCGACAAGGCCGGCGATGAGGAGATCGACGCCGAGGGCCGGGTGGCGCTGCCGGGCTTCATCGAGCCGCATCTGCATCTGGAAAAGGCCTTCCTGCATCGCCGCCTGCCGCCGCGTTTCGGCACACTCGACGAGGCGATCCGGGTCACCGGCATCCTCAAGTCCAAGCAGGAGCGCGACGACGTTCTCGACCGCTCGCGCCAGGTGCTGGACATGGCGGTCCGGAACGGCACCGTGGTGGTGCGGGCCCACCCCGACGTCGACCCGATCCAGGGACTGATCGGGGTCGAGACCGCGCTCCAGCTCAAGGACGAATACCGCGACCTCCTGGATCTGCAGGTGGTCGCCTTCCCCCAGGAAGGCTGGCTGAAGACGTCGGGCGTCCAGGGGCTGATGGAGGAGGCGCTCGGCATGGGCGCCGACGTGGTCGGCGGCTGCCCCTATAACGAACTGAACTGGAGCGACACCTGCGGCCACATCGACCGGGTCTTCGATCTCGCCATAGCGCGCGACCTGCCGGTCGACATGCATGTCGACTTTGCCGACGATACCAGCGACCGGCGCTTCGCCGCCACCGAATATATCGCGCGCAAGACGATCGAGACCGGCTATCGCGGCCGGGTCGCGCTCGGCCACGTCACGAGCCTCGGTTCGCTGACCACCGAGGCGCTGAAGCCGATCGCGGAGCTCCTCCTGGAGGCCGACATCCACATCGTCACCTTGCCGGCGACGGACGTCTATCTCGGCGGCCGGCGCGACGACGGCAATCCGCGCCGCGGCCTCACTCCGGTCCGGGCGCTTCACGCGGCCGGCGTGAACGTCGCCTATTCCTCGAACAATATCCGTAACGCCTTCACGCCGTTCGGCAAGGCCGATCCGCTGCAGATCGGCAATCTGCTGGCCCATCTCATCCAGTTCGGCACGCCGGAACATCAGGCCGAGGTGCTGAAGATGGGCACAAGCAACGCCGCCCGCGCGGTCGGCCTGCAGGACGACTATGGCCTGGCGGTCGGCAAGCAGGCCGATCTGATGATCCTCGACACGCTGACCGTCGCCGATGCGCTGCTCGACCTGCCGCCGCGGTCCTGGGTGCTGAAGCGGGGCCGTATCACCGTCATCACCAAGATCGAGAGCCGCATCTGCCGGGGCTGCGGCCACAGCCACGCCTGA
- the uvrY_2 gene encoding Response regulator UvrY — MIRLLISDDHTIFREGLKQILGDEADFEVVGEATNGDELLALLPATPCDIILLDLSMPGRSGMALVRDVGATDRRVVVLSMHEEQQYIVEALKAGAAGYVTKNSASDQLIQAIRKVARGEVFVSAAASLRPIRVTRGPPAELPHSRLTPREREVFDLLVAGRKISDIARELGLSVKTASTHKANLLAKMEAETTADLVRYALRYQLD, encoded by the coding sequence ATGATCCGCCTGCTCATCAGCGACGACCACACCATCTTCCGCGAGGGGCTGAAGCAGATCCTCGGCGACGAGGCCGATTTTGAGGTCGTCGGCGAGGCGACCAACGGCGACGAGCTGCTGGCGCTGCTGCCGGCGACGCCCTGCGACATCATCCTGCTCGACCTGTCGATGCCCGGGCGCAGCGGCATGGCGCTGGTGCGCGATGTCGGCGCCACCGATCGGCGCGTGGTCGTGCTCAGCATGCACGAGGAACAGCAATATATCGTCGAGGCGCTCAAGGCGGGCGCGGCGGGCTATGTCACCAAGAACAGCGCGTCCGACCAGCTCATCCAGGCGATCCGGAAGGTGGCGCGCGGCGAAGTCTTCGTCAGCGCGGCGGCCTCCCTCAGGCCCATCCGCGTGACGCGCGGCCCGCCGGCCGAATTGCCGCACAGCCGCCTGACGCCGCGCGAGCGCGAGGTCTTCGATCTCCTGGTGGCGGGCCGCAAGATCTCGGACATCGCCCGCGAGCTCGGTCTCAGCGTCAAGACGGCGAGCACGCACAAGGCCAATCTGCTGGCCAAGATGGAGGCCGAGACGACGGCCGACCTCGTGCGCTACGCGCTGCGCTATCAGCTCGACTGA
- a CDS encoding Peptidase family S41 encodes MAEVRGGQALPWRAGGRQVGVDRRALVGMLALGALASPAPAETLVLDPAALLAEVISLTETHHFLFHKPRDGAVATRLEAWDMAKVVARAAVARTGPPPDDQDVLAAVNGLLKALGTSHTQLVSAEEQAFWAFRGIFGRSLDEPAMPHIGAWFVRRDGRWRVAEVYEGSAAERAGLRRGDTMISADSRPFAPVRAFAGRAAATLTWRSGADEAERHALVPIAQDGVQRMMLRAMQGSAHVVARGCARIAYLMLPTGTHPAFLETLTVAARRFATSSSAMVLDLRGGFGGAGPDYAAPFIGTGAIYRKPMALLVDAGTRSGKEWTAFLFKANERAPLIGTATAGSFLAGQPFPIGQRHILLLAVSDAGPPGVDLEGRGVQPDIAVDWPLDMRGEDPQFETAVDRLAMTSC; translated from the coding sequence ATGGCGGAGGTGCGAGGCGGCCAGGCTCTGCCATGGCGCGCCGGCGGGCGGCAGGTCGGGGTCGACCGGCGTGCGCTCGTCGGCATGCTCGCCCTCGGTGCGTTGGCCTCGCCGGCGCCGGCCGAGACGTTGGTCCTCGATCCGGCGGCGCTCCTCGCCGAGGTCATCAGCCTTACCGAAACCCATCACTTCCTGTTCCACAAGCCGCGCGACGGCGCGGTCGCGACGCGCCTCGAGGCCTGGGACATGGCCAAGGTGGTCGCGCGCGCAGCGGTGGCGCGGACAGGTCCGCCGCCTGACGATCAGGATGTGCTGGCGGCGGTCAACGGCCTGCTGAAGGCGCTCGGCACGTCGCATACTCAGCTGGTCTCGGCGGAAGAGCAGGCGTTCTGGGCTTTTCGCGGCATTTTCGGCCGGTCGCTGGACGAGCCCGCCATGCCGCATATCGGGGCCTGGTTCGTGCGGCGCGACGGCCGCTGGCGCGTCGCCGAGGTCTATGAAGGCTCGGCCGCCGAGCGGGCGGGCCTGCGGCGCGGCGACACCATGATCTCGGCCGACAGCCGGCCTTTCGCGCCGGTGCGCGCCTTTGCCGGCCGCGCGGCCGCGACGCTGACCTGGCGCAGCGGCGCTGACGAGGCGGAGCGCCATGCGCTGGTGCCGATCGCCCAGGACGGCGTTCAGCGCATGATGCTGCGCGCCATGCAGGGCTCGGCCCATGTCGTCGCGCGCGGCTGCGCGCGCATTGCCTATCTGATGCTGCCGACCGGCACGCATCCGGCCTTTCTGGAGACGCTGACGGTCGCGGCGCGCCGCTTCGCGACCAGTTCCTCGGCCATGGTGCTCGACCTGCGCGGCGGCTTCGGCGGCGCCGGGCCGGATTATGCGGCGCCGTTCATCGGCACCGGCGCGATCTATCGCAAACCCATGGCGCTGCTGGTCGATGCCGGCACGCGCAGCGGCAAGGAATGGACCGCCTTCCTGTTCAAGGCGAACGAGCGCGCGCCGCTGATCGGGACCGCCACGGCGGGCTCCTTCCTCGCCGGCCAGCCGTTCCCGATCGGCCAGCGCCATATCCTGCTGCTCGCCGTGTCGGATGCCGGCCCGCCCGGCGTCGACCTCGAAGGGCGCGGCGTTCAGCCCGACATCGCCGTCGACTGGCCGCTGGACATGCGTGGCGAGGATCCACAATTCGAGACGGCGGTCGACCGGCTCGCCATGACGTCGTGCTGA
- the lvr_2 gene encoding Levodione reductase: MGRLEGKSVIITGAGSGIGRAASILFAAEGARLVAVDRTEQVRDTVAEIVKAGGTAEAVLADAGSEADVAAFVARAVEAYGGLDVIWANAGISGGLVPLAEQTPEHWQEVLRVNLIGPFLAVKHAMPPMIRQRRGSIVLTASVAGLKAGASGHPYAASKAGVISLAQTTAYSLSGTGVRINAVCPGLIETGMTKPIFDGARERGTEDKIGQLNPLKRAGQPHELAAMGLFLASDEASYVNGQAFPVDGGLTASMPYAGKPI; this comes from the coding sequence ATGGGCCGTCTCGAAGGCAAATCCGTGATCATCACCGGGGCCGGCAGCGGCATCGGCCGGGCCGCCTCCATCCTGTTCGCGGCCGAGGGAGCAAGGCTCGTGGCGGTCGACCGGACCGAGCAGGTGCGCGACACGGTGGCGGAGATCGTCAAGGCCGGCGGCACCGCCGAGGCCGTCCTGGCGGATGCGGGATCCGAGGCCGATGTCGCCGCCTTCGTCGCGCGGGCGGTCGAGGCCTATGGCGGGCTCGACGTGATCTGGGCCAATGCCGGCATCAGCGGCGGCCTGGTGCCGCTGGCCGAACAGACGCCCGAACATTGGCAGGAGGTGCTGCGCGTCAACCTCATCGGGCCGTTCCTCGCGGTGAAGCACGCCATGCCGCCGATGATCCGCCAGCGCCGCGGCTCGATCGTGCTGACCGCTTCGGTCGCCGGCCTGAAGGCCGGGGCGAGCGGCCATCCCTATGCCGCCAGCAAGGCCGGCGTCATCAGCCTCGCGCAGACCACGGCCTATTCGCTGTCCGGCACCGGCGTGCGCATCAATGCGGTCTGCCCGGGCCTGATCGAGACCGGCATGACCAAGCCGATCTTCGATGGCGCCCGCGAGCGCGGCACCGAGGACAAGATTGGCCAGCTCAACCCGCTGAAGCGCGCCGGCCAGCCCCACGAGCTCGCCGCCATGGGCCTGTTCCTGGCGAGTGACGAGGCGTCCTATGTCAACGGCCAGGCCTTCCCGGTCGACGGCGGCCTGACCGCCTCCATGCCCTATGCCGGCAAACCGATCTGA
- the rhaR gene encoding HTH-type transcriptional activator RhaR: MSGWDAIDAPPVVGAARHDAAGRQPAAAVARAFPAGTRTGARSHGCGQLLLATSGLILAATGTGTWMVPERHALWLPAGVACDVAMHGDVAMHVVHVAREAACAPAPGCRVIAVSPLLAAAIAALVDETAMGGDSGRGGHLAALVLDEIGRAGIVPLVLPLPVDRRLAGLARVLMDDPGLSRSLDDWCLAVGMSRRSLTRSFRLETGLSVGAWLRQLRLFEAAARQAAGEPAVRVAAGLGYRSRSAFKAMMRREAARRAGLRPCR; the protein is encoded by the coding sequence ATGTCGGGATGGGATGCAATCGACGCTCCGCCGGTCGTGGGCGCGGCGCGCCACGATGCGGCGGGCAGGCAGCCGGCCGCTGCGGTGGCCAGGGCGTTTCCGGCTGGCACGCGCACCGGAGCGCGAAGCCATGGGTGCGGCCAACTCCTGCTCGCGACATCGGGCCTGATTCTCGCGGCCACCGGTACCGGCACCTGGATGGTGCCGGAGCGCCACGCGCTGTGGCTGCCGGCCGGCGTTGCCTGTGACGTCGCGATGCATGGCGACGTCGCCATGCATGTGGTCCACGTCGCACGCGAGGCGGCGTGCGCCCCGGCGCCAGGCTGCCGGGTGATCGCGGTGTCGCCGCTTCTGGCGGCGGCGATCGCGGCGCTCGTCGATGAAACCGCCATGGGCGGCGACAGCGGGCGCGGCGGCCACCTCGCCGCGCTCGTGCTCGACGAGATCGGCCGTGCCGGAATCGTGCCTCTGGTCCTGCCGCTCCCGGTGGACCGGCGTCTCGCCGGGCTCGCCCGGGTGTTGATGGATGACCCAGGCCTGTCGCGCAGCCTGGACGACTGGTGTCTTGCGGTTGGCATGAGCCGACGTTCGCTGACACGGTCGTTCCGGCTGGAGACGGGCCTTTCGGTCGGCGCGTGGCTGCGCCAGCTCAGGCTCTTCGAGGCAGCCGCGCGGCAGGCCGCCGGCGAGCCGGCTGTGCGCGTCGCGGCCGGGCTCGGCTATCGCAGCCGATCCGCCTTCAAGGCGATGATGCGCCGCGAAGCGGCCCGGCGCGCCGGGCTGCGGCCATGCCGATGA